Within the Glycine max cultivar Williams 82 chromosome 12, Glycine_max_v4.0, whole genome shotgun sequence genome, the region CCAGGTGACTCAGAATACCCTGTTTCACTTCCCTCAGGATAGTCATCGTCTTCGGTTTTCTGGGCAGACGAGTGTGTGCGGGTTACAAATGCATCTGGGGGCTTGTGATAGACAGAAGATAATGTAGCAATGTTGACAAGAAGCTCGTCAAGTAGAGAAGGATCAAGTTGGTTTGAGTCATCAGTTATCACAGGCTTCTCAGCTAACACAACATCCTTAGCTGCCTGCAGAAGATAAGCAAGGTACATCAAGGAACTATCATTTGCATGTGCTTAGGCACTGAAGTTTATTTAATGACTGACAAATGGTCAATCATAGTGTGTATACCTAATCCTTTGCACAGAATGATAAAACAAATGAATAACTTCTCTGTAAATAGTTAATAGTTAAATTCAGCTTGACAATTCAATCTTCAGTCGGGTATGCGACTCAACAGATTGGCCACATGTTGGAAAGGTCACAGACAAAAGAGACAGGATTCTGAATCAAGTAATCAAACCTCAGGGTCAGTTGAGAGGAGACGCCAATATATGTATGCACGATCTCGCAAATCAGGATTATCTGTTTCCACAGTGGCATTGTTCAAAACAACCTGTGATGATTAACAATAAAGTGAAACTTAGAATAGATGAATATGAAGAATAAACATGAAACAGCTGCTAGCCTTTTTATGGAACAATATAAAGGAGACTCTTAAAACCAACTTAGATAAGTGATGATAGAATGGTAGATTTGTCTTTCATACTTGGTTACTATAATTTTGGGAATTGTTTTAGATATAAATCTCAAAGATCCATTCTCAAATAATGCTGggattccttctttttttgtcttgaaaaaaaataggatgcATTTGCAGACCATAACATGGAGGAAAACAAGTGTGCAGTGGTGATTGTAGTAGAAAAACCATACAAGTTTCTAAAACAAGGAAAGCACACAATTATCTAAGATATAAAACAACTgacaataaaacattttttttttatatacacatCAAGAAAGAGGGAAAGGAATGAATAGATTTGCATGCTTAGTAAAAAGGGTATTCCAACTTGGTTTTGCTTGAGAAAGGTCAGTACATCTTGCTTGTTAACCCTATCTATAATTCACAGATGGAAGTTTGAGGAGATCAAAGGTAGAGAAATGCTACCAAAAGATAGAGTACTAAATATATccatttcaattgaaaaaacaaGTCACACACGTGTGAACAAAACATGCATTATGTAGCAGGACCTGAATCATCTGCTGTGGGCCTTCAGTTGGCTTCTTAAGGAAAAGTTTTACAGTAGCTGTCAACAATTGTAGTTGGACTTGTGCAGGTTCTTCAGGGAAACTTTCCAAGAAACTTTCAAGAAGCTCATCAGCATTGTCAATTCTCTCCGCATATTCACCAATAACCCAGATCATCGATGCCTATCCACAAAGGAAAGTGGATGAAAAGATAAGCATATGCatgcaaatgcaaaaatgacAACTGCAAAGGCACACAAAAACCTTGGCTTCAGGCTCATCCAGGGTATCTAAGTTCTCACAAAGTGTTGCAATTATGGACTCATATCTGCAAAAATGAAACAggttaaaataaagtataaatatgataataaatgcTCACTTTGGATTCTTttctctccccccccccccccctcccaatAGAAAGATAAGAAATGATTATAGTAGTAGTACGTGTTGGGGTATCTTCTAAATATAtctttgataacaatgatagccTCTTGAACCACGTAATTTACTTTTATCTTGATCAATTCAAGCAAAACACTAATACATCTTTCAGCTGCTCTTTCTAATTTGATGGCACAACGACCAATTGCACGAACAGCTTTTCTAACGAAATCTACATCAACTTCAGTAGCATACTCCTTAAATTCCAATAAAACCTGCCAATATCGTTATCGAAAGgtcaacaaaaatcaaaagtgaCCCCATACATAATAAACCAAATAGAATAAAGCTGCAAGGACCAAAAGTTTTACCACAAAAACTGTCATGAGTGATCCATGTTTGGTATATCAAAGAGTTTTACGTTGGAGGGACCAAAAGTTTTACAAGGAAAAACAGTTCTACTAAATTAAATGGATACACAAATGATAAAGGTGCAATTCTGTTTCAAACGAAGAAACGGAATGTTAGTTTCATTAATGTAAAAGGATAGCTTGTTTTCAATAGAAGATATTTCATTAAAGAGCAGGACGAAAGTACAAGGATAAATTATCCTCCAAAACAGAACTATAACaatgaaagaattaaaatggCTAAAGAATAAGTTTTATCCATgggataggataaatgattaaCACATCTTTGGTCATGGGTGCAGTTTTCACAAAAAACACTAGAAATCAGTttttaccaaataaaaaaaatgttgagggGGAGAGAAACACAAACTGAAAGAAAGTAATGCTTGCCTGATCTATATTTCGGTCTGAAGCGAGTTTTATCATAATTTCTAACTTTTCCATTTTCACATAGATGGGATCATTGTACTTGCAGAAGAACACCTACAGACAGAAAAAGAGCTCCAATATCACTGCATCCTCCACAACGGGGTACAGAAGTTTTTCACCAATGCCCAagtgtattataaatttattatagctcTGAAAATTTcacaaactaaaatttaaaccGCTACCTTAATTTCATGTGCAAGAATTGTTGGTCTTCTTTGTACTATAAGATTGATATTCCGCAGGGCAACATACTGTATCTCAGGTTCTGCCGAGAGTAATGTCACAAGAGGAGGAGCCATCTTTTTGCAAAGATTCCGAGCAACATCAGTACTGGTGATGAGCTCCATTTGTTGAAGGATCATCTACATGTTATTATATACTGTGGTTAGTAAACCAGGAAAAATGTCATTTCTAAAGGATTAACACTGACACatggaaacataaaagaaaaagtttcaGAAAAAAATCACCTTAACAGCTGATAGTACAACTGCACAATTGGCATGCTGTAACCGAGGTGTAACTCTTTCTACTATGTTTTCTGCCTCACGAGCATCAGCTGCCTTGTATCTAGAAAGAGCATCCAGTATAAAAACTTGACCCCATCTGGCACATTAAGTAAAAGCAAGTTATGTTAGACTCATTGAAGCAATATGTGATCAAACTTCAAAGATGGATTAGGAAAAAGACAAGATGATGACAACTAAAGCAATGACTAGTAAACTGCACAATTAACTGGACAAAATAATGCAGTGAAACTTTTTGGTCTTATGATACAAGAGATTCCCTCACGGCTTCCTCAAGAGTCAAGACTGTCACCCCCATTtgctattattatattataatctcTACAAAGGATGGTTTGTTAACATATATTGCCCTGAGGCAACAAAATCATAAGTAAACCAGCTGCTACTAGAGGAAGAGAAGTCACACTATAGCTAAAGTCAAAcgtattttcaatttcaattatggtAACAGATATATAAAACATAAACTTACTCTGTACATTCATTTAAAGCAGTGAGGAGCTTTGAGAGTGTGCTACTAGTGAGCTCAAAGATGGGTCTACTACTATTTTCCTGAATTTCAGCAAGCGCTGCCACCGCATTAGCTACAACCATTGGATTGTTATCAGATATCAAATCCTTCAGAGAATCCAAAAAACCCCTGTCCTCAACTAACTCTGCATTTATATCATAAAGCTTTGCAACACAAATAGCTGCTGTCTTACGAACATATGGATCATCGTCCTGTCAACATATCACATACAAGTAAGGGTTACAAATAGGTGGCCCTAAAAACACTTTGTCACTGATATCAACACAATAAGAAATCTATAGTGTAATTTTCAAACCCAATACTAGACACATGAGAATTATAACAGCCCTGTGTGAGTACCTTTAGGCATCTTTGAAGGGGATCACATAGATACTCAGTAATTTTATCGACACGAATACAGCCCATTGTCCGTACAGCTAAGGCACGAATTAAAGGATTTGGATCTTGTGAATCCTGTGCAtcattatataaaatgaaattaaaaaaaaatgcaacaaacaAATTCAGATTCGCTTCCATCAAAGAGAGTCAGGGAACAACACTCAGTTCATGAGTATTATTATCTATTCAATAAACATCTCTATTTGGGGTGGGGGGAAACCACCCTGAGGGTTAATGAAATACACatgataaaatataagttatagTATTAAAGTTGGCAGCGCTAGATGGGGAGGGAAAAGGAAATATATGGTGGAGAGAAGCCAGGAATGAGGAAACCAATATACAAAGTTACAAACAAGCAAAGTAATGGTAATTCCTGCTTTTACCTTCACAAATGTATTCACTGCAAGTATCGCAAGATCAGGCTGGCTCTTTGCATAATTGATCAGATATAAGTAAACCAACTTTTTCAGCTCCAAATTCTCTGTTTGCATGCAATTCACCACATCTGTGAACAATGACGAGACATCCTTACCGACAGTCATTGCGGCAATCACCTTTTTCACGgcatcttttcttttatcctaCAAAACATGAAAAAGGAGAAGTAAAATTCCCATGCCTCCTTACATGCAATTTTCAACTATGGCAACAATAGAGAGACAAAGACTTCCAATAAAACATGTCCACCAATTCAAAACAGTGAAACAGAAATCCCATTGTGATCAGCTGTTAATCAGAACATCAACAAATCTTACCAATACAGTGATGTAATATAATACCCAATCGCGTGCTCGGTGATGACAATTGATAGAATGATACAAAATTCACATACGCTAACAATAAAAATCGTAAAAGGAAAACATGAACATAGCAAAGGGATGCATAGGTTAATTAAGTGAATATCATAGCATAGTGGAAGTTATAAAAGTTAAGACACAAAATCCACGGggatcataatttaaaattaaaacataaacgAAGACggctaaatataaaatatcaatgcaCATTTGTATAAATCGGAATATTCAATCTTATTCATTCAGTCACTGTTTACGTATTGGCGAATTCTCTGATATTTAAAGCTCAAAATGAAAGGAAACGAAAATGCAGTGCGAAGGATCGGGCGAAGCATCCAAAAATGAGATCGAGAAacgaaaggaaaagaaaaaagtgtatGGATCTGGagaatgggaaaaaaaaaaaccttgtacTGCGAATTGAGCTCTTCTTTGAGCTCAGGGATTTCACCCTTCTTGGTGGTGGAGAAGTACTTGGAATCGTTTCTACTCATCTTCTCTCAATTTGCGCGCTtcggcttcttcttctccgtttCCGTCCAGTGGTTTTGGCCAGGACACAAAACGTTACAATTACAAAACTAATATTTGGATCGGTTAACTCTGTCTGCGATACGAGTATCACAGTTACAAAAACGGTGTCGTCTACAAGCTATTCACAACTACGTTTAAAATGCATGTCTTTTGTTAAAATGtggattttcattttatttttatctcccCAGGTGACAATCCTACTCCAAATATGATCAATAGACTATATAGTGAACatctcctttcacaaaaaaaaaaaaaaaaacctttgatTTGTTATGTTACATAGACTAATTCTTTCTATCAGAcctgattaattattattggaCCTGTTAAATCATGGTGATAGTAttgtttttattgtaaaaaaatgatgattgaaTATGTTACTTtgatgattttcaataaaaaaaatatttactaattcTTTAAGTATTGTTTTTGAGATAATAATTGACAAAATTATTGGCATTGGTATCAGTATCCTTCAAATTCATCTTTACATGTGCAATAGGGAAAAATATGCACTTAAACAAATTCAAACACATTTGGATTAAGTTAAGGttagtttaaataattaacatgatttaaatcaattcaaaataacttaaattgTTTAGGCTTTTCTATAAATCACATGtatgttttatgaaaaataaattggttAAAGCTGAATAACATCATTGTAAGTTATAAAgtttttccttcaatttttttacacaattatatattaagacTCAAACTCAAAAGCACTAATCTTTACCTACATACTCAATAGGAAATTAATTTGGATTTGGCACTGTAGTAAGTGCTTATAAtgtttgattgtattttttgccccatttaattttcaattcatgatcttggaacttttttttagttgtgTGCTATTAGTtccctaagtttttttttttttattgctctTTAATCTTCATCTTGACTCTAATGTGGCAACTACTATAAGATTCACCCACAAGGGCTTGATTTCCCAGGTTCATGTTTGGATTGCAGTTTTCAAACTGAGTTTACAAAAACATTCTAAAGATggctgaaaacaaaaataacgaGAAGGTGTTTACTATTGGGAAGTGGAGATGATCCATAGCATGCTAGCGTGTGGATAATGGTAGTAGTACAATCCGAGCATtcttagaaaagaaaacatgttTATTCAACTCAAATCTATAACTATAAAGTTTTAGAGTTAAATccttcttaaataaatatttactttcatACGCAAAAGGATAAGTTAtactatatataaacaaaaatatttgagtttcagaaaatatatttttaattgggtCTCACACATTTCTACTtgaacataaaattatatattaaattactacttttatatgaaaaataacacttttatgatttttttaataaaagtcaTAATATTTTAGAAAGGAAATATATATCTGaacctattaattattttttatgagtcCTGCATCTCTGCAAaatctattttattaaattgatgaTTATGGATtggaaaacagaaagaaaaaaaaaagagagtatgTTACAGAAGTGGCAATAATAatgttacttttattattttttataatctgaaaaaagaaagaaaaagaaaagataggGTGTGGTGCGACTTGAAACAGGAGAGAAGGCAGATGCAGTGAACTGAGTATACGGTGCGTGTGTTTAGCTTTAGTTGAGCGTCAGTGAGCTGAGCAAGACAGCTGGACTTAGCGGAGGCCAGCTGGCATTGTACGAATCTAAATACGGAGCTACCATCGCCGCTTctgtctcttttttcttcttttcctttttaaatacACACGCGGCTGTGTCTGTATCATATGTATCTTATAACTAtacataattttatcttttaattatacATGAGCAtgagattaatttttaactttatttaagaaatttatagCTTAAATGAATCTCAAATGGAGTGCTAgtactaattaataaaatcactccttttcttataaaaaaataataacaaatcattactttttattttattaaattagaataataataaatctcGTCCTCTTCGAGGTTGGGGACCATAACACGAGTGTACTGTATGCACTACACTGACCTAAATGCCCTAAAGTCATATTGGATTTACAGTCTTACCCTTCCTTTGGTTTTGGTTGCTTTGAACGTTGGTTGATGATGATTTTCCGACAAAAGAAAGAGAATTTTAGTATTTAGTATCTACacgaataaaaaatatgttctgCCCGATTTGAGAATAATTACTTCTAATGAAAagcatataaataatttattttctctttcttttccatttgagatgaaaaataatagaaaataataagacTCCCTTAAATACCATTGTTATGcatctattttatttacaaacatatattaaataattaaataagtaaataagtaAATACATTATAAGATATTGATACATTTTAAGACATGTACTCATCTTCAAATTAGACggtctttatctttttatttgaaaataaaaactatgaCATTTCATAAAATctgtttctttttagtttttgaaaaggTTACAAACTCACTTTGACTTTAGTAAAAACAATTCATTAGAAAtgccataaaaattaaaatgaagctCACAAGAATAATATGAAATCCTAAAAGCATGTATTCTTATAGAAAATATTTCCTTCATTTCATTTTGACTTatgttttaaagtttttttttacaaagattgAAGAAAACAAGCACTCCAAGACAATAGTATTTATTAGGGAccaattttattgaaatatccttactttaattcttatttaatttcaataatgtgttattaaatatattttaatataaaaatatttattagaaaacaaaattggaataaatattttcatatttcactggtaataaaaaaaatcaatcaatataatttttttaatgttaaaacatcgatcatttattcattttagaATGAGGAGAGTACTAATTTTCTTGTTTGCATAGGTCTCACGTTTATTCTT harbors:
- the LOC100784577 gene encoding beta-adaptin-like protein C, which gives rise to MSRNDSKYFSTTKKGEIPELKEELNSQYKDKRKDAVKKVIAAMTVGKDVSSLFTDVVNCMQTENLELKKLVYLYLINYAKSQPDLAILAVNTFVKDSQDPNPLIRALAVRTMGCIRVDKITEYLCDPLQRCLKDDDPYVRKTAAICVAKLYDINAELVEDRGFLDSLKDLISDNNPMVVANAVAALAEIQENSSRPIFELTSSTLSKLLTALNECTEWGQVFILDALSRYKAADAREAENIVERVTPRLQHANCAVVLSAVKMILQQMELITSTDVARNLCKKMAPPLVTLLSAEPEIQYVALRNINLIVQRRPTILAHEIKVFFCKYNDPIYVKMEKLEIMIKLASDRNIDQVLLEFKEYATEVDVDFVRKAVRAIGRCAIKLERAAERCISVLLELIKIKVNYVVQEAIIVIKDIFRRYPNTYESIIATLCENLDTLDEPEAKASMIWVIGEYAERIDNADELLESFLESFPEEPAQVQLQLLTATVKLFLKKPTEGPQQMIQVVLNNATVETDNPDLRDRAYIYWRLLSTDPEAAKDVVLAEKPVITDDSNQLDPSLLDELLVNIATLSSVYHKPPDAFVTRTHSSAQKTEDDDYPEGSETGYSESPGNPANGPASPPSASYSAPASVAPASPPPTAPVPDLLGDLMGTDNSSIVPLDEPATSTGPPLSIVLPTSVGHGFQISAQLTRQDGQIFYSMLFENNTHVPLDGFMIQFNKNTFGLAAAGPLQVPQLQPGTSTRTLLPMVMFQNMSQGPPSSLLQVAVKNNQQPVWYFNDKFSFHVLFTEDGRMERSAFLETWRSLPDSNEVSKDFPDIVIGGVEATLDRLAASNVFFIAKRKNANQDVFYFSAKIPRGIPLLIELTTMAGNPGVKCAIKTPSPEMSAFFFEAIETLLRS